Sequence from the Streptomyces sp. NBC_00358 genome:
CGGCGTCCTCGCCCGCCTCGGCGATCGCCATGGCCTCCGGGTTGCCGCCGAGCATGATGTCGGTGCCGCGGCCCGCCATGTTGGTGGCGACGGTGACGGCGCCCCGGCGTCCGGCCTGGGCGACGATCTGGGCCTCGCGTTGGTGGTTCTTGGCGTTGAGGACCTCGTGCCGGATGCCCTGCCGGCGCAGGCGGGTGGAGAGCACCTCGGACTTCTCCACCGAGGTGGTGCCGACCAGGACGGGCTGGCCGCGTGCGTGCCTCTCGGCGATGTCGGCGAGGATCGCGGCGTACTTCGCCTCCTCCGTGCGGTAGATCTGGTCGGGGTCGTCGCGCCGGACCATGGGCCGGTTGGTGGGGATCGGGACGACGTGCAGGTGGTAGATCTGGTGGAACTCGGCCGCCTCGGTCATGGCGGTGCCGGTCATGCCGGCGAGCTTGTCGTAGAGGCGGAAGAAGTTCTGGAGGGTGATCGTGGCGAGGGTCTGGTTCTCGTCCTTGATCGTGACGCCTTCCTTGGCCTCGATGGCCTGGTGCAGTCCCTCGTTGTAGCGGCGGCCCGCGAGAATCCGGCCGGTGTGCTCGTCGACGATCAGCACCTCGCCGTCCACGACGACGTAGTCCTTGTCCTTCTTGAAGTGCTCCTTGGCCTTGAGGGCGTTGTTGAGGTGGCCGATCAGCGGGGTGTGGTCGGACTCGTAGAGGCTGTCGATGCCGAGCTGGTCCTGGAGGTACTCGACGCCGGGGTCCAGGATCGACACCGTGCGGGTCTTCGGGTCGTACTCGTAGTCGTGCCGCATCCGCAGTCCGGCGAGGCGGTCCTTGTCGGCCTGCGTGGTGAACCGCTCCTCCTGCACCCGTACGCCCTTCATGTGCCGGGCGAACTCGGCGAAGGCCTCGTACCAGTGGGTGGGCTGGTCGGCCGGGCCGGAGATGATCAGCGGGGTGCGGGCCTCGTCGATGAGGATGGAGTCGGCCTCGTCGACGATCGCGAAGTGGTGGCCGCGCTGGACGAGTTCGTCCTGGGACCGGGCCATGTTGTCGCGCAGGTAGTCGAAGCCGAACTCGGTGTTGGTGCCGTAGGTGATGTCGCAGGCGTACTGGGCACGCCGTTCGGCGGGGGTCGACTCCGTCCTCACGACGCCGACGGTCAGTCCGAGGAAGCGGTACGCGCGTCCCATCCACTCGGCGTCCCGCCGGGCCAGGTAGTCGTTGACCGTGACGAGGTGGACCCCCTGGCCCGCGAGGGCGTTCAGATACACCGGCAGGGTGCCGACGAGGGTCTTCCCCTCGCCGGTCTGCATCTCGGCGATGTCGCCGTGGTGCAGCGCCGCTCCGCCCATGATCTGTACGTCGAAGTGGCGCATGCCGAGAACGCGGCGGGACGCCTCGCGCATCGCGGCGAAGGCCTCGGGCAGCAGGTCGTCGAGGCTCTCACCGGCCGCGTGACGGTCCTTGAACTCCGGCGTGAGAGCCTGGAGTTCCTCGTCGGTGAGCGCTACGAACTCCTCCTCCAGGGAGCCCACCTGCGCGGCGAGGCGTTCGAGGCGGCGCAGTACCCGGCCCTCGCCCGCCCGCATGATCCTGCCGGTGATGGCGTCGAGACCTTTTCCTGGCATGGGAATTCCCTCGCAAGTCCCCGTTCGCCGTTCCGTTCATTGTTGACGCACAGCCTCGGTGCGGCAAGCAGCGGAACGGCGGACGGGACCTCTGCGCATCACTGTGTGCTACTGGGTGTCACGGGGAATTCCTGATCGGCGCCGGGGAAGGCGAATCAGCGAATGGGCCGGTGGACGTTTTCCCGGGTGCTCGCGCCCGGTGTGGCGTCGGCGATCCAGGGGCCTTCGCCCGACGGGTCGAGAACGCCTTCCTCCAGCCAGGTGTAGGTGCCCGACAGGACGCCCTTGACGACCTTGCGGTCGAGGTCGTCGGTGTTGGTCCACAGCCGTCCGAAGAGTTCCTCGACGCGGATGCGGGACTGCCGGCAGAAGGCGTCCGCGAGCTGGTAGGCCTCGCGGCCGTGCTCGCCGGTGGTGCGCAGGAGTTCGGCCCGTACACAGGCCGCGCTCATCGCGAAGAGCTCGGCGCCGATGTCGACGATCCGGCCCAGGAAGCCCTGCTTGGTCTCCATCCGGCCCTGCCAGCGCGACATCGCGTAGAAGGTGGACCGGGCGAGCTTGCGGGCGCTGCGCTCGACGTAGCGCAGATGCGGGGAGAGGTCCACGTCATGGCGGAACTCGTGGTACGAGCGCGGGAGTTGACCGGCACCCGCGACCAGTTTCGGCAGCCACCTGGCGTAGAAGAGCCCGGCGTTCGCGCCTGCCTTCGCCTTGTCCGAGAGGGCCTTGTCGGGGTCGATGAGGTCACCGGCCACCTTGAGGTGGGCGTCGACGGCCTCCCGGGCGATCAGCAGGTGCATGATCTCCGTGGAGCCCTCGAAGATGCGGTTGATGCGCAGGTCGCGCAGGACCTGCTCGGCGGGGACGGCGCGCTCGCCGCGGGCCGCCAGTGACGCGGCCGTCTCGAAGCCGCGGCCGCCGCGGATCTGGACCAGTTCGTCGGCCATCAGGCAGGCCATCTCGGAGCCGTACAGCTTGGCGAGGGCCGCTTCGATGCGGATGTCGTTGCGGTTCTCGTCGGCCATCTGCGACGACAGGTCGAGAACGGCTTCGAGCGCGAAGGTGGTGGCCGCGATGAAGGAGATCTTGGAGCCGACGGCCTCGTGGAGGGCGACCGGCTTGCCCCACTGCTCGCGCACCGCCGACCACTCACGGGCGATCTTCAGGCACCACTTGCCCGCGCCGACGCACATGGCGGGCAACGAGAGGCGGCCGGTGTTGAGGGTGGTGAGGGCGATCTTCAGGCCCGCCCCCTCGGGGCCGATGCGGTTGGCGGCCGGCACCCGTACCCGGTGGAGGCGGGTGACGCCGTTCTCCAGGCCGCGCAGGCCCATGAAGGCGTTGCGGTTCTCGACGGTGACGCCCTCCGAGGCGGCTTCCACCACGAAGGCCGTGATGCCGCCCTTGTGGCCCTCGGACTTCGGGACGCGGGCCATGACGACGAGGAGATCCGCGACGACGCCGTTGGTCGTCCACAGCTTCACCCCGTCGAGGATGTAGTCGTCGCCCTCGGGTACGGCGGTCGTGGCGAGCCGCGCCGGGTCGGAGCCCACGTCCGGCTCGGTGAGCAGGAACGCGGAGATGTCGGTGCGGGCGCAGCGCGGCAGGAAGGTGTCCCGCTGCTCCTGGGTGCCGAAGAGTTTCAGCGGCTGCGGTACGCCGATCGACTGATGGGCGGAGAGCAGCGCGCCGAGCGCCGGGTTCATGGAGCCGACCAGGGCGAGGGCCTTGTTGTAGTACACCTGGGTGAGACCGAGACCGCCGTACTTGGTGTCGATCTTCATACCGAGGGCACCGATCTCCTTGAGCCCGGTGATGGTCTCGTCCGGGATGCGCGCCTCGCGCTCGATCCGGGCGGAGTCGATCTTCGTCTCGCAGAAGTCGCGCAGTTTGGCCAGGAACTCCTCGCCGCGCTGGGTGTCCTCGTCCGCGGGGAGCGGGTGGGGGTGGATCAGGTCGAGCCGGAAGCGGCCGAGGAAGAGTTCCTTGGCGAAGCTGGGCTTGCGCCAGTCCTGTTCGCGCGCGGCCTCGGCGACCTGTCGGGCCTCACGTTCGGTGACTGTGGGCTTCTGGGGTGTTGCGGACATGAGGCTCACCTCGCCGCGAATAGGGATCTTGGGGCTGTTCGTTACCGAACGGTTCTACTCGATCGTATTTACCGGATTCCCGGTGACCCCACCAGTCCTCGCGCAACGTTCGGCCCCATGGGCGCCCCCTCGGGACCCCGGCCGGCACCGCTCCTCCTCCGGGTCCCGCCCCCTGGGAGAGGCCCGGTCGGCGGTGTTGCGCCGAGACCCCCATCCGGGGGACGGTCTGGGTACGCCGGACATACGCCGGACAGGGGGCCTGCTCACCGCTCGCCGGGGCACCGAACCGCGGCCAGGAATTTCGTTGTCGAAGCGCTTCGACAACCTATGGACACGCTTCCTCCACCGGGCTAATGTCGAGCCACCCTCACTCGCCCCTATCCGTACCGCGCGCACTGTCGAAGCGCTTCACAAAGCTTGGAGAGCTGGATGGTCACCCTCGCCGAGGTCGCCCAGCACGCCGGAGTCTCCGCGAGCACGGTGAGCTATGTCCTCAGCGGCAAGCGGTCCATCTCCGCGGGCACCCGGCAGCGGGTCGAACAGAGCATCCAGGAGCTCGGCTACCACCCGAACGCGGGCGCCCGCGCCCTGGCGAGCAGCCGGTCCAACATCATCGCGCTGATGGTCCCGCTCCGCACCGACATGTACGTACCCGTGATGATGGAGATCGCCATCGCGGTGGCCACGAACGCCCGGACGCACGGCTACGACGTCCTGCTGCTCACCGGCGAGGAGGGGCCCGACGCGGTGCGCCGGGTCACCGGCAGCGGGCTGGCCGACGCGATGATCCTGATGGACGTCGAACTCGACGACGAGCGGCTGCCGTTGCTGCGCGAGACGGACCAGCCGTCCGTGCTGATCGGCCTGCCCGCCGACACCACGGGCCTGACCTGCGTCGACCTCGACTTCGGGGCGACGGGCGCGCTGTGCGCCGAGCATCTGGCACTGCTCGGCCACCGTGACATCGCTGTCATCGGCGAGGCGCCCGCCGTCTACGAGCGTCACACCGGTTTCGCCGAGCGCACGCTCGACGGACTGCGCTCCCGCTCCAGGGAACTGGGGCTGCGTGTGCTGCACCGCCCGTGCGAGGGCGGCTACGACGCGATGGCCCTCACCCTCGCCCGCATCCTCGACGAACGCCCCGGGACCACGGGCTTCGTCGTGCAGAACGAGTCGGCGGTCGAACCGCTGCTGGCGCTGCTGCGCGGCAAGGGCCGTGCCGTGCCCGAGGACGTGTCGGTGATCGCGATCTGCCCGGACCAGGTCGCCACCCAGGCCTCGGTGCGGCTGACCTCGGTCGCCATCCCCGCGCAGGACATGGGCCGGCACGCCGTCGAGCACCTGATCGCCAAGCTCGAAGGCCACGGCAAGGACGAAGTCGTACTGATCGCTCCGGAGTTGACGGTACGGGCGAGCACGGGTCCGGCGCCGACCGCTCCCTGACCCGGCCCGGACCGGGCCCCTCCAGGCCACCCCTCCCGGCTCCCTCCCCTGCTCCCTTCCCGGGCTCCCTCACAGGAACCTCGCGCCCCCGCGGGGCACCCCGCTGTCCGCACCCCTCCCGCGCCCCCTCTCCGCACCCCCGCTCGCGTTCCCTGCCCGCACCCCCGCCTGCGCTGCCCGCCCGCGCCCCGACCCGCACCGCCGGCCGCACCCGCACCGCCGGTGCGCACGCCTTGCCTGCACTCCTTCATGTCTGCACTCCTTCAGGAGCACTCAACGTGAATCAGTCCGCCGAAACCCAGCCCCAGGTCAGCCTCGCGCAGTCCTCCCCGACCATCGGCACGTTCCGTGAGCGGGACGGCGCGCTGGAGTGGACGGGCCGCACGGAGACCGTCCGGATCGAGCCGTGGGGCCCCGACGCGGTCCGGGTCCGCGCCCGGCTCGGCGGCCCCGTGCTCGAAGGCCTGCCGGGAGCCCTGCTCGACGAGCGGGAGGCCGCCGCGAGCACGATCCGAATCCAGGACGGCATGGGCTTGTTGACGGTCGGAGCCCTGACCGTCGATGTGAGCGCCGAGGGGCTGGTCCGCTTCACCCGCACCGACGACGGCGGTGAGCTCCTCGCCGAGGAGCGTGCCCACTTCTGGTGGCCGGGCTCGCGGCTGTACACCCCCACCGGCAACGGCCACCACCGTCTGGAGCAGCGCTTCGCCGCGTACGAGGGCGAGAAGCTGTACGGCCTCGGGCAGCACCAGCACGGGCTGTTCGACCAGAAGGGCGCGGTGCTGGACCTGATCCAGCGCAACGCCGAGGTCACCGTGCCGGTGCTCACCTCCAGCCGCGGCTACACCCTGCTGTGGAACAACCCGGCGATCGGCCGGGTGGAGCTCGCCGGCAACGGCACGCGCTGGGTCGCCGACTCGGCCCGTCAGATCGACTACTGGATCACCGCTGGCACCCCGGCCGACGCCCAGCGCCGCTACAGCGCGGCGACCGGCCGCACGCCGATGCTGCCCGAGTGGGCGGCCGGGTTCTGGCAGTGCAAGCTGCGCTACCGCACCCAGGACGAACTCCTGGAGGTGGCGAGGGAGTACAGGCGCCGGGGCCTGCCGCTGTCGGTCATCGTCTGCGACTTCTTCCACTGGACCCACCTCGGCGACTGGAAGTTCGACCCGGCCGAGTGGCCCGACCCGGCGGCCCTGCAGGCCGAACTCGCCGAACTCGGCGTCAAACTGGTCGTGTCGGTCTGGCCGTCGGTCTCACCGCTCTCCGAGAACCACCAGCTCATGGAGCAGCGGGGTTACTTCATCGGCACCGAGTACGGACCGATGGCGCACGCCGACTGGCCGGACAAGGAGGTCGCGTCCACGGTCCAGGTGGCCTTCTACGACGCCACGAACCCCGAGGCGCGCGCCTTCCTGTGGTCGCGGGTGAAGGACAACTACCTGGATCCGTACGGCATCTCGGCCTTCTGGCTGGACGCCTGCGAGCCGGAGCTGAAGCCGGGCTTCTCCGAGAACCTGCGCTACCACGCGGGCCCGGGTCTCGAAGTGGGCAACCTCTACCCGCGCGAGAACGCCCGCACCTTCTACGAGGGGCTGCTCGCGGCCGGGGAGACCGAGATCGTCTCCCTCAACCGCTCGGCCTGGGCGGGCAGTCAGCGCTACGGGGCCGCCCTGTGGTCCGGCGACATCGGAACGGACTTCGCGACGCTGCGCCGCCAGATCGCCGCGGGCCTCAACACCGCGCTGTCCGGCATCCCCTGGTGGAACACCGACATCGGCGGCTTCCACGGCGGCGATCCGGACGACCCGGCGTACCGCGAGGTGATGATCCGCTGGTTCCAGTTCGGCGCGCTGTCCCCGCTGATGCGCCTGCACGGCTTCCGCGACCCGGGCCTGCCGCTCGGCCCCGGCATGACCGGCGGACCGAACGAGGTCTGGTCGTACGGCGAGGAGGCGGGCACCGTCATGGAGGCGTATCTGCGGCTGCGCGAACGGCTGAAGCCGTATGTGCTGGACGTCATGCGGCAGGCCCACGAGGAGGGGCTGCCGGTGATGCGCCCGCTGCTCCTGGAGTTCCCGGAGGACCAGGCGGCCTGGTCGGTGGACGACGCCTACCTCCTCGGCCCCGACCTGCTGGTCGCGCCGGTCCTCACCGCCGGCGCCACCGCCCGTACGGCGTACCTCCCGGCGGGAGCCCGCTGGACGGACGCGTGGACCGGGAAGACGTACGAAGGGGGCGCGGCCGTCACGGTCGACGCACCGCTCGACCGGATCCCGCTGTTCCTGCGGGACGGAGCCCGGCTTCCCGTGGCCGGCTAGGACCCGGGCCCGTCCGGCCGGATGCGGCCGGTCCCGCGAGGGACCGGCCGCATCATCGTGCGGGGATCAACTGCTGCTGACCGTCAGGTTGTTGGTGGTGAAGTCGAGACCGCCCGCGGACGA
This genomic interval carries:
- the secA gene encoding preprotein translocase subunit SecA; translated protein: MPGKGLDAITGRIMRAGEGRVLRRLERLAAQVGSLEEEFVALTDEELQALTPEFKDRHAAGESLDDLLPEAFAAMREASRRVLGMRHFDVQIMGGAALHHGDIAEMQTGEGKTLVGTLPVYLNALAGQGVHLVTVNDYLARRDAEWMGRAYRFLGLTVGVVRTESTPAERRAQYACDITYGTNTEFGFDYLRDNMARSQDELVQRGHHFAIVDEADSILIDEARTPLIISGPADQPTHWYEAFAEFARHMKGVRVQEERFTTQADKDRLAGLRMRHDYEYDPKTRTVSILDPGVEYLQDQLGIDSLYESDHTPLIGHLNNALKAKEHFKKDKDYVVVDGEVLIVDEHTGRILAGRRYNEGLHQAIEAKEGVTIKDENQTLATITLQNFFRLYDKLAGMTGTAMTEAAEFHQIYHLHVVPIPTNRPMVRRDDPDQIYRTEEAKYAAILADIAERHARGQPVLVGTTSVEKSEVLSTRLRRQGIRHEVLNAKNHQREAQIVAQAGRRGAVTVATNMAGRGTDIMLGGNPEAMAIAEAGEDADPEERRRVLDRITSAVESEHEAVKELGGLYVLGTERHESRRIDNQLRGRSGRQGDPGASRFYLSLEDDLMRLFRANVVDRVMSMTNVPDDLPIENKMVTRAIAAAQAQLEQQHFESRKDVLKFDEVLNRQRTLIYAERRRVLAGEDLRDQIVHFMEDTVRAYVEQETGEGFAEEWDLERLWGVLGQLYPVGITVEELEERHGGRDDLTTARVAEAVTDDIRARYEERETALGPGTLRDLERLVVLSVLDRKWREHLYEMDYLRDGIGLRWTLGREPIVEYEREGFDMYGAMTDAIKEESVGYVFNLDTAAPATGPPDRRDPTDRLLFTAPTLDTADGVVEGAFAPGQQPGTAPAAPGPADSQPERDRPRPPRPGPERRRKH
- a CDS encoding acyl-CoA dehydrogenase family protein, whose translation is MSATPQKPTVTEREARQVAEAAREQDWRKPSFAKELFLGRFRLDLIHPHPLPADEDTQRGEEFLAKLRDFCETKIDSARIEREARIPDETITGLKEIGALGMKIDTKYGGLGLTQVYYNKALALVGSMNPALGALLSAHQSIGVPQPLKLFGTQEQRDTFLPRCARTDISAFLLTEPDVGSDPARLATTAVPEGDDYILDGVKLWTTNGVVADLLVVMARVPKSEGHKGGITAFVVEAASEGVTVENRNAFMGLRGLENGVTRLHRVRVPAANRIGPEGAGLKIALTTLNTGRLSLPAMCVGAGKWCLKIAREWSAVREQWGKPVALHEAVGSKISFIAATTFALEAVLDLSSQMADENRNDIRIEAALAKLYGSEMACLMADELVQIRGGRGFETAASLAARGERAVPAEQVLRDLRINRIFEGSTEIMHLLIAREAVDAHLKVAGDLIDPDKALSDKAKAGANAGLFYARWLPKLVAGAGQLPRSYHEFRHDVDLSPHLRYVERSARKLARSTFYAMSRWQGRMETKQGFLGRIVDIGAELFAMSAACVRAELLRTTGEHGREAYQLADAFCRQSRIRVEELFGRLWTNTDDLDRKVVKGVLSGTYTWLEEGVLDPSGEGPWIADATPGASTRENVHRPIR
- a CDS encoding LacI family DNA-binding transcriptional regulator, yielding MVTLAEVAQHAGVSASTVSYVLSGKRSISAGTRQRVEQSIQELGYHPNAGARALASSRSNIIALMVPLRTDMYVPVMMEIAIAVATNARTHGYDVLLLTGEEGPDAVRRVTGSGLADAMILMDVELDDERLPLLRETDQPSVLIGLPADTTGLTCVDLDFGATGALCAEHLALLGHRDIAVIGEAPAVYERHTGFAERTLDGLRSRSRELGLRVLHRPCEGGYDAMALTLARILDERPGTTGFVVQNESAVEPLLALLRGKGRAVPEDVSVIAICPDQVATQASVRLTSVAIPAQDMGRHAVEHLIAKLEGHGKDEVVLIAPELTVRASTGPAPTAP
- a CDS encoding glycoside hydrolase family 31 protein produces the protein MNQSAETQPQVSLAQSSPTIGTFRERDGALEWTGRTETVRIEPWGPDAVRVRARLGGPVLEGLPGALLDEREAAASTIRIQDGMGLLTVGALTVDVSAEGLVRFTRTDDGGELLAEERAHFWWPGSRLYTPTGNGHHRLEQRFAAYEGEKLYGLGQHQHGLFDQKGAVLDLIQRNAEVTVPVLTSSRGYTLLWNNPAIGRVELAGNGTRWVADSARQIDYWITAGTPADAQRRYSAATGRTPMLPEWAAGFWQCKLRYRTQDELLEVAREYRRRGLPLSVIVCDFFHWTHLGDWKFDPAEWPDPAALQAELAELGVKLVVSVWPSVSPLSENHQLMEQRGYFIGTEYGPMAHADWPDKEVASTVQVAFYDATNPEARAFLWSRVKDNYLDPYGISAFWLDACEPELKPGFSENLRYHAGPGLEVGNLYPRENARTFYEGLLAAGETEIVSLNRSAWAGSQRYGAALWSGDIGTDFATLRRQIAAGLNTALSGIPWWNTDIGGFHGGDPDDPAYREVMIRWFQFGALSPLMRLHGFRDPGLPLGPGMTGGPNEVWSYGEEAGTVMEAYLRLRERLKPYVLDVMRQAHEEGLPVMRPLLLEFPEDQAAWSVDDAYLLGPDLLVAPVLTAGATARTAYLPAGARWTDAWTGKTYEGGAAVTVDAPLDRIPLFLRDGARLPVAG